TCAGAAAGCTTATGACACTGTAAATTGATCACATTCTTGAAAAGCTGCTACATAGTTTTGAATTTCACCCAATGATGTGTAAAAGGATTATGACCTATGTTAACTCTACAAGTTTCTCTATTTGTGTTAATGGTGAAGCACATGGGTATTTAAAGGGTGGAAGGGGATTAAGACAACCTTAAATTTTTACTATGGTTTTGGAGGTATTAATATTGGTTATGGCTCAAAAGATTAATGAGGAAAGTGGATTCAAGTATCACTTTGGATGAAAAAAACTAAAATTTTCTCATGTTTGCTTTGCGGATGATCTGATGGTGTTGTGCCATGGTGACTTGGCATCTGTTCAACTTATAAAAAAGGCATTAGATGACTTCATCAGTGTATTAGGTTTATTTCCCAATCTTAGAAAAAGTGTTGTATATTTTGGGAATGTTTCTGAGGAGGTGAAGAGAATTATTTTGCAGTTATTACCATTTAAAGTTGGCAAATTACGTATGAGATATTTGGGTTTGCCTCTTTTGGCAAAAAGTTTGTGTGTTGGTGATTGTAAATGCTTAGTTGATAAAGTTAAAGCAAAGGTTTAATGCTGGAGGAATAAGAAGTTGCTCATGCTAGAAGACTACAGTTAATTGCTTCAGTCTAGCCTCTATGCAAATTTATTAGGCTTCAGTCTATATGATTCTAGGAGCTGTGATTACCGAGATTGAGAAAGTGTTAAAAGGATTCTTATGGAACCCGGGTGATAGCTCAAAAGACAAAGCTAAAGTGGCTTGGAAGTCTATTTGTATACCAAAGATCAAAGTAGAATGGGATTTAAACCTTTGAAAAAGTAGAATGAGATATTGTTGATAAATCAACTCTGGAAAATTATAGCACTTGAACATCACCTTGGCTAAATGGGTTAATACTGTGAAGTTAAAAGGCATAAGCATATTGGAAATTAAAGAGTAACATTATGATAGTTTGGGTTGGAGACAATTACTTGCTTTAAGGGATAGAGTTAAAcacatgtatttttataaaattgattgGTTGATATTGAAATCTGGCAATTGTGTAATCATATTCGGGAGATCGATATGGTTTATGACTCTACGAGAGTGGAGCTGGGTTGAGTCTCAGAGTCGTTAGTTAGGTATAGTTTGACTCACATGGAAAGATTAATGAGAGTTGATTGATTGTTGTTGGTTGAGGTCGTGTGATTATTTGTCCAGTAGTCATAAGACTATAAACCTACGTTGACTATATAATCGGTTATAGTTTTATACAATCCACGTTAAAGGGAATCAATTTAGTGGCCAccgcttttattatcattatttacttgctTTTACGTATTAACATTTTCAAACGAATTCTAAAAAATCCCCTCTTTATTACAGTAATATTTGTTGTGTAATTTGATTTTAAGGTACAAAACACCCTGCGGATTCGACTCAGACTTATTATTGACTATCTACATATTATTGAGACTAATTGCTCATTTGTGTGTTAGTAATTGACAATTTTGTCCTATTTTTACTAGTGTTGTATACGCACATTAAATACTAACATGTATTCGGGTCGGCCCGCTTCGCTGGGCCCAAGATCGCTTGCctgaaagaaaaaagaaaaaaaaaaggccaACTTCAAGGTTCGAACCTGCATTCTTTTAGATTTCAACAAATCTCCTTACCAATTGATCTACATTTTCATTCTGATAAATTTATAGTTTGTTTAAGATATATCCCTTAAAATTTGAGGGTTGGTAAAAATTAAAAAGGTAATCAAAATGGGTGAAATTTAACATAATGTAAAAACTGGAAGGGCAAGGTGACAAAATTGTCAAAAAGTTTCAAATGAATAATGCCATTTTTTTGTCTTCTTTTGTTTTCCAATTGATACTAAATGTAATATATAATTTGGGTTACCGCGCGTTGCAGCGGTGTGAGGTAAAAAAGGGAAGAAAAAAAATTCGCTGTGTAGGCTCGCACATGTGACCAGCAAGGAGCTTGGTAACGTGCCTAACCACCACGCCACAAATGTTTTTATTGATAAATGATACAGCTATTATTATTTATCGTTTGAAAACAATGGGGGTTGAAAAG
The window above is part of the Rutidosis leptorrhynchoides isolate AG116_Rl617_1_P2 chromosome 1, CSIRO_AGI_Rlap_v1, whole genome shotgun sequence genome. Proteins encoded here:
- the LOC139841294 gene encoding uncharacterized protein, yielding MVLCHGDLASVQLIKKALDDFISVLGLFPNLRKSVVYFGNVSEEVKRIILQLLPFKVGKLRMRYLGLPLLAKSLCVGDCKCLVDKVKAKASVYMILGAVITEIEKVLKGFLWNPGDSSKDKAKVAWKSICIPKIKVEWDLNL